In one window of Coralliovum pocilloporae DNA:
- a CDS encoding MBL fold metallo-hydrolase, translating to MSIPTVDLTQRPDITGFFDPGSNTITYVVRDPASTACAIVDPVMEFDLAAARLTFDSADQIIAHIRDNKLTLKWIIETHVHADHLSAAPYLQQKLGGKIGIGEHVQTVQDTFGKIFNEGTEFQRDGSQFDVLFSDGATYQLGGLSCFALHTPGHTPACMVHVIGDAVFVGDTLFMPDGGSARADFPGGDAGQLYDSIQRVLSMPDEMRLFICHDYGPGGRAIAWETTIGEQKAKNIHVGEGKTRDEFIKFRTERDAQLAVPKLILPSLQVNMRAGEVPEDPDGNMMLKTPINKL from the coding sequence ATGTCGATCCCAACCGTGGATCTAACGCAAAGGCCTGACATAACGGGTTTTTTCGACCCGGGATCGAACACGATCACTTATGTTGTGCGCGACCCGGCCTCAACAGCCTGCGCCATAGTTGATCCGGTTATGGAGTTTGATCTGGCGGCTGCCCGTCTGACGTTCGACAGCGCCGATCAGATCATCGCCCACATTCGCGATAACAAGCTGACGCTTAAATGGATAATCGAAACGCATGTGCATGCCGATCACCTCTCGGCCGCACCTTATCTGCAACAGAAACTGGGCGGCAAAATCGGTATTGGCGAACATGTTCAGACCGTTCAGGACACGTTTGGTAAAATCTTCAACGAAGGAACCGAGTTTCAACGGGACGGGTCCCAATTTGATGTTTTGTTTTCGGATGGCGCGACCTACCAACTGGGCGGCCTCTCGTGCTTTGCATTGCATACACCGGGACACACACCCGCTTGCATGGTGCACGTCATCGGTGATGCGGTTTTCGTAGGTGATACTCTTTTCATGCCGGACGGCGGGTCTGCACGCGCTGACTTTCCGGGCGGAGACGCCGGTCAGCTGTATGATTCAATCCAGCGGGTCCTTTCAATGCCGGACGAGATGAGGCTGTTTATCTGCCATGATTACGGCCCCGGTGGTCGGGCAATCGCATGGGAAACCACGATTGGCGAGCAAAAGGCCAAAAACATCCATGTCGGCGAGGGAAAGACGCGAGACGAGTTCATCAAGTTCCGCACGGAACGGGACGCTCAACTGGCGGTTCCAAAGCTCATTTTGCCATCGCTTCAGGTCAACATGCGCGCAGGCGAAGTGCCTGAGGACCCGGACGGCAACATGATGCTTAAGACCCCAATCAATAAACTCTGA
- a CDS encoding molybdopterin-dependent oxidoreductase — MTAETSRTLTGNHWGAGISETRNGKLVAVHPHPNDPNPSEINRNIASSLNGRARVLRPAIRRGWLEGDGTRGRDSFVEVSWDDALDFIASELTRVRGSYGNTAIYAGSYGWSSAGRFHHAQSQLKRFLNGQGGFVRSEGNYSYNAALVLMPHIVGPFRTHVAQATRWPVVAKHSELVVMFGGMAMRNTQVSDGGVARHRMMDNLKACTEAGVRFVNFSPLRTDAADEIGAEWVPPKPGTDTAVMMGLAHTLLAEGLHDIQFLDRYTVGFHKFASYLQGETDGIAKSADWAASISGVPAERITSLAREMAARRTMITCAAALQRADYGEQPLWMTVTLAAMLGQIGLPGGGYTVGYGVNANIGNIERPFRWGTLPQGKNPVSDFIPVAMISDMLLNPGGEYQYNGEDRVFPDIRMVWWAGGNPFHHHQDLRRLHQAFQRPETVIVNELNWTSTARHADIVLPVAAPQERTDFGGGKSDNALVPMPANAAPRGEARIEFDIYANLARRMGNADQFTDGLDRDNWLRRIWAQTQEVAQSSGERLPDWETFIKGDVVELQDPSPQQVFLADFRRDPDANPLPTPSGRIEIFSEQIAGFGLDDCHGHPTWFVPRDYSAGTHSLFLLSGQPGTRLHSQLDNGHYSLAMKVQGREPVLIHPEDAADRGIADGDVVELFNDRGRCLAGARVTPDILKGCVFLWTGAWYDPDYDAPQERDRHGNPNALTHDLRTSSLTQSPASHSTMVDIRRFEGEVPDLTVHDQPSFEARSRSAIQSKLRRKDE; from the coding sequence GTGACCGCAGAAACCTCCCGGACCCTGACAGGAAATCACTGGGGCGCTGGTATTTCTGAAACCAGAAACGGCAAACTTGTAGCGGTGCATCCGCATCCGAATGATCCAAACCCGTCTGAAATCAACCGCAACATCGCGTCCAGCTTGAACGGTCGCGCGCGCGTTCTGCGTCCCGCCATACGACGCGGTTGGTTGGAGGGTGACGGTACGCGCGGGCGCGACAGTTTTGTCGAAGTCAGTTGGGATGATGCACTGGACTTTATTGCTTCGGAGTTGACGCGCGTACGCGGATCCTACGGCAACACTGCGATTTATGCAGGGTCATACGGCTGGTCCAGCGCCGGGCGTTTTCATCATGCGCAAAGCCAGCTCAAACGTTTTTTAAACGGGCAAGGCGGGTTTGTGCGTTCAGAGGGTAATTACAGCTATAATGCCGCACTGGTGCTGATGCCGCATATCGTCGGCCCGTTTAGAACTCATGTGGCGCAGGCGACCCGTTGGCCCGTTGTCGCCAAGCATAGTGAACTGGTAGTCATGTTTGGGGGCATGGCGATGCGGAACACACAGGTCAGCGATGGTGGCGTGGCGCGTCACAGGATGATGGACAACCTGAAAGCCTGCACAGAGGCTGGTGTGAGATTCGTGAATTTCAGCCCCCTGAGAACCGATGCCGCTGACGAGATCGGGGCGGAATGGGTGCCGCCAAAGCCCGGTACGGATACCGCAGTCATGATGGGATTGGCGCATACTCTGCTTGCAGAAGGGTTGCATGATATCCAATTTCTAGATCGCTACACCGTCGGATTTCACAAATTCGCGAGCTACTTGCAGGGAGAAACCGATGGGATTGCAAAGTCCGCCGATTGGGCTGCATCAATCTCAGGCGTCCCCGCCGAGCGGATTACCTCGTTGGCGCGGGAAATGGCCGCACGTCGGACGATGATCACCTGCGCCGCCGCGCTTCAGCGGGCGGACTATGGTGAACAGCCGCTGTGGATGACAGTCACGCTGGCGGCGATGCTGGGGCAGATCGGACTGCCGGGCGGCGGGTATACGGTTGGCTATGGTGTAAATGCAAATATCGGCAACATTGAACGCCCGTTCCGCTGGGGGACATTGCCGCAGGGCAAGAACCCAGTTTCTGATTTCATCCCGGTAGCGATGATATCGGACATGCTTTTGAACCCGGGCGGTGAGTATCAATACAATGGCGAGGACCGCGTTTTTCCTGATATTCGGATGGTCTGGTGGGCTGGCGGTAACCCCTTTCACCACCATCAGGACCTGCGGCGCCTTCACCAAGCGTTTCAACGTCCCGAAACCGTGATTGTGAACGAGTTGAATTGGACCTCAACGGCGCGCCACGCGGATATCGTTCTGCCAGTGGCCGCACCGCAAGAGCGCACGGATTTCGGTGGCGGCAAGTCAGACAACGCACTGGTGCCCATGCCCGCAAATGCAGCCCCCCGCGGTGAAGCGCGGATCGAGTTTGACATCTATGCCAATCTCGCCCGGCGCATGGGAAATGCGGACCAGTTCACCGATGGGTTGGACCGTGACAACTGGCTGCGCCGCATTTGGGCCCAAACGCAAGAGGTGGCGCAGTCGAGCGGTGAGCGCTTGCCGGATTGGGAGACATTCATCAAAGGGGATGTTGTGGAACTGCAGGACCCATCTCCGCAGCAAGTCTTTTTGGCCGATTTTCGACGGGATCCAGATGCGAACCCTTTGCCGACGCCAAGCGGTCGAATCGAAATATTCTCAGAGCAGATTGCAGGGTTTGGACTGGACGACTGTCATGGACATCCGACCTGGTTCGTGCCCCGAGATTATTCCGCCGGTACGCATTCTCTTTTTCTGTTGTCGGGTCAGCCGGGCACACGGCTGCATTCGCAACTGGACAATGGCCACTACAGCCTTGCCATGAAGGTGCAGGGGCGCGAGCCGGTATTGATTCACCCGGAAGATGCGGCCGACAGGGGAATCGCAGATGGCGATGTTGTTGAACTTTTCAATGATCGTGGCCGGTGTTTGGCCGGTGCCCGCGTTACGCCGGACATTTTGAAAGGTTGTGTCTTTCTCTGGACCGGTGCCTGGTACGATCCTGACTATGACGCCCCCCAGGAACGGGACAGGCACGGCAATCCCAATGCCCTAACTCATGATCTGCGCACATCGAGCCTGACCCAAAGCCCGGCGTCTCATTCGACCATGGTGGACATACGCCGTTTTGAAGGCGAAGTGCCTGATCTGACGGTTCATGATCAACCATCATTTGAAGCTCGTTCCCGTTCTGCTATACAGAGCAAACTGCGCAGAAAGGACGAATAG
- a CDS encoding amino acid ABC transporter substrate-binding protein, translated as MLVKHLALGLAVAGALVLPGIAKAESPTIKAIQERGTLLCSGHNGSYFGFVEVNDRNEWKGLDIDLCRAMTTALLGDPEKAQIVPLSWAQRFPALQSGDVDVIIKATGWTMGRDTELGLQFSIPYFFGGAQFMAHGDLGITDAKDLEGGTICVEAGTTIERIAANYLQSLAVEHTMVSYEKASELRAAYLANRCDSFVAWGPFLAVLRATELENPDAHVILNDQLSNEPISAAMRQGDEDFVDFTNWMLAALLIAEEEGITSENVEEMAANPPNPKIARLLGAEPGMGERLGLRDTWAKEMIAAMGNYGEIYHRNLGENSPYKLERGLNNLWSHGGVLYAPQLD; from the coding sequence ATGCTAGTTAAACATCTAGCCTTGGGATTGGCAGTAGCTGGGGCCTTGGTATTACCCGGTATTGCCAAGGCCGAAAGTCCGACAATAAAAGCAATCCAGGAACGTGGCACCTTACTGTGCTCGGGCCACAACGGGTCCTATTTCGGATTCGTCGAGGTAAACGACCGGAACGAGTGGAAAGGTCTCGACATTGACCTTTGCCGCGCAATGACCACGGCTCTGCTGGGTGATCCGGAAAAGGCGCAGATTGTTCCGCTCAGCTGGGCGCAGCGCTTTCCGGCGCTACAATCTGGTGACGTGGACGTGATCATCAAAGCGACAGGTTGGACAATGGGCCGCGATACCGAGCTGGGTCTGCAGTTCTCGATTCCTTACTTTTTTGGCGGTGCGCAGTTCATGGCGCATGGCGATCTTGGGATCACCGATGCCAAGGATCTGGAAGGCGGTACGATTTGTGTCGAGGCCGGAACCACCATCGAACGCATCGCCGCGAATTATCTGCAAAGCCTTGCTGTCGAACACACCATGGTCAGCTATGAAAAGGCGTCCGAATTGCGGGCTGCTTATCTGGCCAACCGGTGCGACAGCTTTGTGGCTTGGGGTCCGTTCCTGGCCGTTCTGCGCGCCACGGAACTTGAAAACCCCGATGCGCATGTGATCCTGAATGACCAGTTGTCGAACGAGCCAATCTCGGCCGCAATGCGGCAGGGTGATGAAGACTTCGTCGATTTCACCAACTGGATGTTGGCCGCGCTGCTCATTGCCGAGGAAGAAGGTATCACCTCGGAAAACGTTGAAGAAATGGCCGCAAACCCGCCGAACCCGAAAATCGCACGTCTGCTGGGTGCTGAGCCCGGTATGGGCGAGCGTCTTGGATTGCGCGACACTTGGGCCAAAGAAATGATTGCCGCAATGGGTAATTATGGCGAAATCTACCACCGCAATCTGGGTGAAAACAGCCCGTACAAACTGGAGCGCGGTCTCAACAACCTCTGGAGCCATGGTGGCGTGCTTTACGCCCCGCAGCTCGACTAA
- a CDS encoding amino acid ABC transporter permease, producing the protein MADAVVSKKFDWQLFRRRSFASPMDTVITVIVFSGLAWLVWQALNWGILNAVWSADDVEQCGHGGACWSVIDARHRLILFGLYPYEEHWRSTLACLSIIATVVISCFPWTWTTKRLSTIWIAGFAIYYLLMEGSLLGLPQVTTDQWGGLALTLFLFSSVVLIGMPMGLGLALMRRSEMPVVRGFASLVIDLIRSLPLLTTLFTAAVVIPILLPSWLEGDKIWRVIIAFGLFFACYQAEVLRGGFQAIPKGQFEAGKALGLTYWQILGRIVLPQVFRHALPATVNNVVVTFKETAIVIIIGFFDILASANAAFGTGAWAPYYIEVLAFVAAIYWIFLFGLGQYGEYLKRRMNVAER; encoded by the coding sequence ATGGCTGACGCTGTAGTTTCCAAGAAGTTCGATTGGCAGCTGTTCCGCCGCCGTTCTTTTGCCTCGCCGATGGACACGGTCATCACCGTTATCGTCTTTTCTGGTCTTGCGTGGTTGGTCTGGCAGGCGTTGAACTGGGGCATCCTCAACGCGGTTTGGAGCGCCGATGATGTAGAGCAATGCGGCCATGGTGGTGCTTGCTGGTCGGTCATCGACGCGCGGCACCGGCTGATCCTGTTCGGTCTTTATCCATATGAAGAGCATTGGCGGTCCACTCTGGCCTGCCTGTCGATCATCGCTACTGTGGTGATTTCCTGTTTCCCGTGGACATGGACTACCAAGCGTCTGTCGACGATATGGATTGCGGGTTTTGCGATCTATTACCTGCTCATGGAAGGCAGCCTGTTGGGCTTGCCCCAGGTGACAACGGACCAGTGGGGTGGACTTGCCCTAACTCTGTTTCTGTTCTCAAGCGTCGTGCTGATCGGGATGCCGATGGGGCTTGGGCTGGCGCTGATGCGACGGTCTGAGATGCCCGTGGTGCGCGGGTTTGCCTCGCTGGTGATTGACCTGATCCGATCTTTGCCGCTGCTGACAACTTTGTTCACAGCTGCGGTTGTGATCCCGATCCTGTTGCCCAGCTGGCTGGAGGGCGACAAAATTTGGCGTGTGATCATCGCTTTTGGCTTGTTCTTTGCCTGCTACCAGGCCGAAGTTTTACGAGGCGGATTTCAGGCCATCCCAAAAGGCCAGTTCGAAGCGGGCAAAGCGCTGGGTTTGACCTATTGGCAAATCCTTGGGCGCATTGTGCTACCACAGGTATTCCGCCACGCGCTGCCGGCAACGGTCAACAACGTGGTCGTGACCTTCAAGGAAACCGCGATTGTAATCATCATCGGGTTCTTCGATATCCTCGCTTCGGCCAATGCCGCTTTCGGCACCGGCGCATGGGCACCTTATTACATCGAAGTGCTTGCCTTTGTGGCTGCTATCTACTGGATCTTCCTGTTTGGCCTTGGTCAATACGGCGAATACCTGAAGCGGCGCATGAACGTTGCAGAGCGGTAA
- the cas2 gene encoding CRISPR-associated endonuclease Cas2 produces the protein MTAFENKANNGATHLSGYQIMWMLVTFDLPVETKKQRKAATKFREFLLDIGFEMSQLSNYLRYCNGKEQFESYVRQIEQALPEWGDIYIFQFTDRQYENIVRFSDQARKKRRKNPKQLALF, from the coding sequence ATGACGGCATTTGAAAACAAGGCGAATAATGGTGCCACTCATTTAAGCGGATATCAGATCATGTGGATGCTGGTGACATTTGACCTGCCGGTCGAGACAAAGAAACAGCGCAAGGCCGCAACAAAATTTCGCGAATTTCTGCTGGATATCGGCTTCGAAATGAGTCAGCTTTCCAATTATCTGCGCTATTGTAACGGCAAGGAGCAGTTTGAAAGTTATGTCCGCCAGATCGAGCAAGCCTTGCCGGAATGGGGCGATATCTACATCTTCCAGTTTACCGACAGGCAGTATGAAAATATTGTCCGATTCTCGGATCAGGCGCGCAAAAAACGCCGAAAAAATCCCAAACAATTGGCTCTTTTTTGA
- a CDS encoding VOC family protein yields MRNKIDHFAVGADTLAQGVSAMKDALGVDIPQGSKHDAMSTHNCVMQAGNESFFELIAIDPDAPEPARARWFSLDDNTTQARLKERPRALCWVVNTDDLDAVIASSPIDLGEVVNFQRGDRTWRLTVPKDGHLPENGLLPAFIEWSPGPHPSTGQQNLGVTLSKVQIQTPDPAHLKEIFETLQISHLAEIAEGPTALSFVLDSPKGSVTIE; encoded by the coding sequence ATGCGCAACAAGATCGACCACTTTGCCGTCGGTGCCGATACCTTGGCACAGGGCGTATCCGCGATGAAAGACGCGCTGGGTGTCGACATTCCTCAAGGATCAAAGCACGATGCGATGAGCACGCATAACTGCGTGATGCAGGCCGGAAACGAGAGCTTCTTCGAGCTTATCGCAATCGACCCCGACGCGCCCGAACCGGCGCGCGCGCGCTGGTTCTCGCTTGACGATAATACCACACAAGCGCGCCTGAAAGAACGCCCGCGCGCCTTATGCTGGGTGGTCAACACCGACGATCTGGATGCTGTGATCGCGTCCAGCCCTATTGATCTGGGTGAAGTTGTGAATTTCCAGCGAGGCGACCGCACTTGGCGTCTGACCGTCCCCAAAGATGGTCATTTGCCTGAAAATGGCCTGTTGCCCGCGTTCATAGAATGGTCGCCCGGCCCGCACCCTTCAACTGGACAACAGAACCTTGGTGTGACTTTGTCCAAAGTGCAAATCCAAACACCGGATCCTGCGCACCTGAAAGAGATATTCGAGACATTGCAGATTTCGCACTTGGCCGAGATCGCTGAGGGTCCAACCGCGCTTTCTTTTGTACTGGACAGCCCGAAAGGGTCGGTGACTATCGAATAA
- the cas1 gene encoding type II CRISPR-associated endonuclease Cas1 — MDRIVDISTDGLYLSVYRGFLVISSEDGELGRIALDDIGGLIVHAHGVTWSNQVFVRLAERNVPVVLCAPNHAPVSVVWPLEGHHIQGARLRAQLAASKILQKRIWQKVIVAKIRLQGKVLHANGKEGGGFWTLARKVRSGDPDNIEAQAARRYWKQLFGPDFARDQDAGGVNALLNYGYTVLRAIVSRAVCAAGLHPTMGIFHSNRANTFALADDLMEIYRPLVDQLVLNLLAGGVDEVTPEAKHALTSIATFDLESGPGLSPLSVQVSRLVHSVVTSFETGKATLELPALPSPLELSSLGRLVEEDDAP; from the coding sequence ATGGATCGGATTGTCGATATATCAACCGACGGCCTGTATCTGTCCGTCTATCGCGGCTTTCTTGTCATTTCCAGCGAGGATGGTGAGCTTGGTCGCATTGCACTGGACGATATAGGAGGACTTATCGTTCATGCCCATGGCGTGACGTGGTCCAATCAGGTGTTTGTTCGACTGGCTGAACGAAATGTTCCGGTGGTTTTATGTGCGCCTAATCACGCGCCGGTCTCTGTCGTCTGGCCTCTTGAGGGGCATCATATTCAGGGAGCGCGGTTGAGGGCCCAGCTTGCGGCTTCCAAAATTCTGCAGAAGAGAATCTGGCAGAAGGTGATTGTTGCGAAGATCCGACTTCAGGGGAAAGTCCTTCATGCCAATGGCAAGGAGGGTGGTGGCTTCTGGACACTGGCACGCAAGGTCCGGTCCGGTGATCCTGACAACATCGAAGCCCAGGCGGCACGACGATATTGGAAGCAGTTGTTTGGTCCGGATTTTGCCCGTGATCAGGATGCCGGCGGCGTCAATGCACTGCTGAACTATGGTTATACGGTTTTGCGTGCCATTGTGTCCCGGGCCGTTTGTGCGGCGGGCCTGCATCCGACCATGGGCATTTTTCATTCCAATAGAGCCAACACCTTTGCATTGGCTGATGACCTGATGGAAATCTATCGACCTCTTGTCGACCAGCTTGTCCTCAACCTTCTGGCAGGCGGTGTTGATGAGGTAACACCTGAGGCCAAGCACGCCCTGACCAGTATCGCGACGTTTGATCTGGAAAGCGGGCCGGGACTGTCACCTCTTTCTGTCCAGGTGTCCCGACTGGTTCATTCTGTTGTTACCAGTTTTGAGACAGGCAAAGCCACTCTCGAATTGCCAGCTCTGCCATCCCCTCTGGAGCTGTCAAGCCTTGGCAGGCTGGTCGAGGAGGACGACGCACCATGA
- the metC gene encoding cystathionine beta-lyase — protein sequence MQDGRPDRIEGRHVNMPIELGSTMVFDTLSEFEAARDARYKSGTHYYGRYGNAATHKLEQMLAKLEGADAITLTSSGVAAITTTLMALTRPGSHLLVADNVYGNTRAFCDGLLTQQGVQVEYFDPMIGSAIGHLIREDTAAIMFESPGSGTFEMPDIRAIATAGKSANVPTILDNTWGTPVFSQPIALGVDIVVYSGSKYISGHSDCMLGVTASNATYAKVIRKAVMQIGDKTGGQEILLALRGLRTLKLRMEHIDAAGREMALWFADQPQVKTVLHPALPSCPGQENWARDFTGAAGLFGVVFHTSSERSVRAFVDALHHFGIGVSWGGYESLVLPVTPVRTATNWSETGQLVRFNIGLENVESLKSDLANALPLLDQ from the coding sequence GTGCAGGATGGACGACCAGATCGTATCGAAGGGCGGCACGTCAATATGCCGATCGAGCTCGGCTCGACGATGGTGTTTGACACCTTGTCCGAGTTCGAGGCCGCGCGCGATGCGCGATACAAAAGCGGCACGCATTATTATGGGCGATACGGCAACGCCGCGACGCATAAGCTGGAACAGATGCTCGCAAAGCTCGAAGGTGCCGATGCGATCACACTGACCTCCTCTGGCGTGGCCGCGATTACCACCACGTTGATGGCCCTGACCCGACCTGGCAGTCATCTTCTGGTCGCCGACAATGTGTATGGCAATACGCGGGCCTTTTGTGACGGTCTTTTGACTCAGCAAGGAGTTCAGGTCGAATATTTCGACCCTATGATCGGCAGCGCAATAGGGCATCTGATACGCGAAGACACCGCTGCCATCATGTTCGAAAGTCCCGGGTCGGGAACCTTTGAGATGCCCGATATTCGGGCCATCGCCACAGCGGGAAAATCGGCAAACGTGCCGACCATTCTGGACAATACCTGGGGCACACCCGTGTTCAGCCAGCCCATTGCCCTAGGCGTCGATATCGTCGTCTATTCCGGCAGCAAATACATCTCGGGCCATTCCGATTGCATGTTGGGGGTCACCGCAAGTAATGCGACCTATGCAAAGGTCATTCGCAAAGCGGTGATGCAGATCGGCGACAAAACAGGGGGGCAGGAAATACTGCTGGCACTGCGCGGCCTCAGAACGCTAAAGCTGCGGATGGAACATATCGACGCCGCTGGTCGTGAGATGGCGCTTTGGTTTGCGGATCAGCCGCAAGTGAAAACCGTTTTGCATCCCGCTCTGCCCTCCTGCCCCGGTCAAGAGAACTGGGCGCGTGACTTTACCGGGGCTGCGGGCCTGTTTGGCGTTGTATTTCATACAAGCAGCGAACGTTCGGTACGGGCATTTGTTGATGCGCTGCATCATTTCGGGATCGGCGTGAGTTGGGGCGGGTATGAAAGTCTTGTCCTGCCCGTCACGCCCGTCCGTACGGCAACAAACTGGTCGGAGACCGGCCAGCTTGTCCGCTTCAACATCGGATTGGAGAATGTTGAGAGCCTGAAATCAGACCTCGCAAATGCACTCCCCCTGCTTGACCAATAA
- a CDS encoding ABC transporter permease subunit (The N-terminal region of this protein, as described by TIGR01726, is a three transmembrane segment that identifies a subfamily of ABC transporter permease subunits, which specificities that include histidine, arginine, glutamine, glutamate, L-cystine (sic), the opines (in Agrobacterium) octopine and nopaline, etc.) yields MDASALKARANRRKLIIQSALIVFSALIIISAIRSAQVNLNALGLASGFGFLERSTGWSYSFSLIERDINDSYARTLTIGFLNTVFLGLLTIVLSTIFGFLIGTFRDARNPALKTAATVYIQTFRNIPLILQGIFWYAIVIHLPGPRQAMSLGDAIFLSNRGLMIPLLNVSLTVALVMVLVLIVAAFFMARMKVSVIKIVLAMIGLCFFMVLIATGLTVPAGEGAISWPELKGLRFVGGLTISPELLVMIIAITLYGSAYIAEVVRGGLVEVPKGLIEAGEALGLTQRVIWARIKMPMALRTIIPPLGNQWIFIMKATTIGVAIGFSDLFYIVSTSITQSGQTLELIAILMGAFLLVNFTIAQFINWLNESLKLKAH; encoded by the coding sequence ATGGACGCATCCGCACTCAAGGCGCGCGCCAATCGGCGTAAGCTGATCATACAAAGCGCGTTGATCGTTTTTTCGGCGCTTATCATTATCAGCGCTATTCGGAGTGCTCAGGTCAATCTCAATGCTTTGGGGCTTGCCAGTGGTTTTGGATTTCTCGAACGGTCCACCGGCTGGTCGTACTCCTTCTCGCTGATCGAGCGGGATATCAACGACAGCTATGCCCGAACCCTGACCATCGGGTTTTTGAACACGGTTTTTCTGGGTCTGCTGACAATCGTATTGTCCACGATCTTCGGCTTCCTCATCGGCACTTTCCGTGATGCGCGAAACCCGGCGCTTAAGACTGCAGCTACCGTCTATATCCAGACCTTCCGAAACATTCCGCTGATCCTTCAGGGGATTTTCTGGTACGCCATCGTGATCCACCTGCCGGGCCCGCGACAGGCGATGAGTCTCGGCGATGCGATCTTCTTGTCTAACCGCGGGTTGATGATCCCGCTGTTGAACGTATCACTGACCGTTGCGCTGGTGATGGTCCTTGTTTTGATCGTAGCCGCATTTTTCATGGCGCGGATGAAAGTCAGCGTTATCAAGATCGTGTTGGCCATGATTGGTTTGTGCTTCTTCATGGTGTTGATCGCGACTGGTCTGACAGTACCAGCGGGTGAGGGCGCGATTTCTTGGCCCGAACTCAAAGGGCTGCGCTTCGTTGGTGGATTGACCATCTCACCGGAGCTGCTGGTGATGATCATTGCGATCACGCTCTATGGTTCGGCCTATATCGCCGAGGTGGTTCGCGGCGGTCTGGTTGAAGTCCCCAAGGGCTTGATCGAGGCGGGCGAGGCGCTGGGGCTGACACAACGTGTGATCTGGGCGCGGATCAAGATGCCGATGGCGCTGCGCACCATCATCCCGCCGCTGGGCAATCAGTGGATTTTCATCATGAAAGCGACAACCATCGGGGTCGCCATCGGCTTTTCTGACCTGTTCTACATCGTCTCGACGTCAATCACGCAGTCCGGTCAGACTCTGGAACTGATTGCCATCCTAATGGGCGCGTTCCTGCTGGTGAACTTCACGATTGCGCAGTTCATAAATTGGCTGAACGAAAGTCTCAAACTCAAGGCGCATTGA